A DNA window from Syngnathus typhle isolate RoL2023-S1 ecotype Sweden linkage group LG2, RoL_Styp_1.0, whole genome shotgun sequence contains the following coding sequences:
- the mtcl2 gene encoding protein SOGA1 isoform X1: MTKSKEVDVHNSPAHLSFASPKERRLHLRQKMESGGGRESSDSGQAQHAELPAIVLAQGGKKKINRAPSPARPKDVPGWSLTKIRGGIGAPSLSVKPGAIHLGSRTSRRSPIGGLSAKDTKADKSGVKSVGKSCASSVNASSKTPAAKMSKSSSGARRRVSDASIGSDDLSKDSGCATGKLSPTDSSSELSDCASEEQKLSSDAPSSDTESRSSRGGGENLLGNGTSQQLAAAKIFTEKGDKHRLSIGVEAGEESASPAEERSVTSVDSRIPASTSLAFSDLTEEFVDSMHEEFVREIEELRSENDYLKDEMEELRSEMLEMRDMYMEDDVYQLQELRQQLEQANKTCRILQYRLRKSERRSIRVAQTGQVDGELIRTLEQDVKVAKDVSIRLHSQLDSGEKKRARLEEENEELRVRLQDLEVAKQVLQQEIDKNSQKKRGARPNNKPDKKLPPQEDSSDLKCQLHFAKEESALMCKKLTKLVKDSESMKEELAKFRSLYGDVDASITVEEVADSPHTREAEVRVHLKLVEEEANLLSRRIVELEVENRGLRAEMDDMKVAQDGSLELGVGPGTGPVVGVGASSENVMELQRHLQFVEEEAELLRRSLMEMEEQNKLLMNEINRYKSELPPPTAPLASLSDRLLHDGSLHSVQEGAVLISPDASPQEEELRVARLQIVELGGKVKKLQYENRVLLSNLQRCDLASYQPPSSSSSSLRVALETNEEAGDSAECLPTSSPHRKEPLGVENVSLESTEQNKMDKTAGPKSSPFSLLGFKDLDALLAMRDQARLISTAIQLITSPESNCLPSSPSIYHNVFSNEAAESGDLEKAQPHCQISELSDLADRPLVGALTSRLQALHSQLQVFVERVDSLGKSSHGEGQSSLTSSVNVLACADDEHNALQTAEEKQPDCRDQLQPGFKGQSEENGQAEKRKKHIERAEEDEKETQDTLSSDSIAKSCEAGGSAQVELEEMEAQRKMTLKFSQLHEEQQKALLRRDFQLQSLGLQARLQHKRWGQERTLLVQESQHLKQALLLLSLKLRCFLKHWRLGCKKDTEWKDILEMNNLKDLYLLLEEDNLHLTGKKNDGDEQAVGQAIKLSAVSSTLADLKVALQDLSGELRQERQGSQELTQQFAKAKASWEVERTELKSLIAQLESKAPKAASLSSADAIDPPDLKVALKREREEHQHLLAESYAAVMDLTKQLQIGERNWGREKLELLERFSQERAQWEQILRETKSKFSGAESPADTLVTSGTGSPRTKSTHELDDPEFQTTADLRGLIHLAAPPPLICPQLSDSSKKNWTCLTDEIPNVGKTCKTWDGPSASLSCGNLVGSELDLESVQRSHTAPESTGIRMYYSPPAVRRTEHQQSKRESENTHGNSNGSSALRLSVSEAGPAEIQQPSSCFSSSYEQWLSSLSKQHRELLESRSACTAASVTAVVNNGSANCLADGMASSPFRDLEMGEISANLSDDMKEMTNCVRQAIRSSSLERKPGKEPAVSMSTRSTQTAAQCVSIGLQTDNLTSSRGAGLHTKAWSPRPSSATTSPLASTRVRQISTSLDKVHSRIERPCCSPKFGSPKLQRRVSSGSTSRLEGTPSSRERSLWSLQQRAISGGGGGGSAWARSTTTRDSPVLSGLTDGLSSLFSVVEHSGSTENLWRGDGGASPARHAHTAGKPPCASVCPSEPNAQRFGGLVQEFFQNVCSNRSQGAVTLSGERMQRDSLVGGGFNCVDELKQECLPAAVGGLGGLAGLCGGNDNVTRIVNKRFMRQTAGDEMVSIMGGGGKDGTVSAGTAGSGTEDGPCDCIAPSNCPTRPSRGPRTSPGQCKHRPQESSASVEEKRDTLTE, translated from the exons ATGACAAAGTCAAAGGAGGTTGATGTCCACAACAGCCCGGCTCACCTCTCCTTCGCCTCGCCTAAGGAACGGAGACTCCATCTCCGGCAGAAGATGGAAAGCGGAGGCGGGAGAGAGAGCTCGGACAGTGGGCAAGCGCAGCACGCGGAGCTGCCCGCTATAGTCTTAGCTCAGGGAGGAAAGAAGAAAATCAATCGCGCTCCGTCACCTGCCAGACCCAAGGATGTACCCGGGTGGTCCCTCACGAAGATCCGAGGTGGGATCGGCGCCCCCAGTTTGAGTGTGAAACCGGGTGCAATCCACCTGGGGAGCCGCACCTCCAGGCGCAGCCCCATAGGAGGTCTGAGCGCTAAAGACACCAAAGCCGATAAAAGTGGTGTGAAATCGGTGGGCAAGTCGTGCGCTTCCTCAGTCAACGCGTCGTCCAAAACCCCGGCCGCCAAGATGTCTAAAAGTAGCAGCGGTGCACGGAGGAGGGTATCGGACGCCAGCATTGGATCGGACGACTTATCCAAGGATTCCGGCTGCGCCACTGGGAAGCTTTCCCCCACAGACAGCAGCTCCGAATTGTCGGACTGCGCCTCCGAAGAACAAAAGCTCTCATCAGACGCTCCCAGCAGTGACACTGAGTCGAGGAGCAGCCGAGGCGGAGGGGAGAACCTGCTCGGGAATGGAACATCACAACAACTCGCTGCTGCTAAAATCTTCACTGAGAAGGGCGATAAGCACCGATTGTCCATTGGTGTTGAGGCCGGAGAGGAGAGCGCATCGCCGGCTGAGGAGCGCTCGGTCACCTCGGTGGACAGCCGAATTCCGGCCAGCACATCTCTTGCTTTCTCTGACCTCACTGAGGAGTTTGTGGACAGTATGCATGAGGAATTTGTGAGGGAAATTGAGGAGCTGAGATCTGAGAATGATTACCTCAAA GATGAGATGGAAGAGTTAAGATCCGAAATGCTGGAGATGAGGGACATGTACATGGAGGATGACGTCTACCAGCTGCAGGAATTGCGGCAACAGCtggagcag GCGAACAAGACCTGCCGCATTTTGCAGTATCGGTTGAGAAAGTCAGAGCGGCGCTCCATCCGAGTGGCGCAAACGGGGCAGGTTGATGGTGAACTCATACGAACGCTGGAGCAAGATGTCAAA GTGGCGAAGGATGTGTCCATCCGTCTCCACAGTCAGTTGGACAGTGGGGAAAAGAAGAGGGCCCGTCTGGAGGAGGAGAATGAGGAACTTAGAGTCCGACTTCAGGATCTGGAGGTCGCCAAACAGGTCCTGCAACAGGAAATTGACAAG AACTCCCAGAAGAAAAGAGGAGCGCGACCCAACAACAAACCTGACAAGAAGCTTCCCCCGCAG GAAGACAGCTCAGACCTCAAGTGCCAGCTCCACTTCGCCAAAGAGGAATCAGCCTTGATGTGCAAGAAGCTAACCAAACTGGTGAAGGACAGTGAGTCCAtgaaggaggagctggccaaATTCAGATCCCTTTATGGGGACGTTGACGCCTCCATCACTGTCGAGGAG GTTGCCGACTCCCCTCACACCCGTGAGGCAGAGGTCAGAGTTCACCTGAAGCTTGTGGAAGAGGAGGCCAACCTGCTGAGTCGGCGAATTGTGGAGCTGGAGGTGGAGAACAGAGGCCTCCGAGCTGAGATGGACGATATGAAAGTAGCACAAG ATGGCTCTCTAGAACTTGGAGTTGGACCAGGGACAGGGCCAGTCGTTGGAGTAGGCGCTTCATCTGAAAATGTCATGGAGCTTCAGAGACACCTCCAGtttgtggaggaggaggcagagctCCTGAGGAGGTCCCTCATGGAGATGGAAGAGCAGAACAAGCTCCTGATGAATGAAATCAACCGCTATAAATCCGAGCTGCCTCCACCGACGGCGCCCCTCGCTTCGCTGTCAGACAGGCTTCTTCACGACGGGTCGCTCCACTCCGTACAGGAGGGAGCTGTACTCATCAGCCCGGATGCGTCCCCTCAAGAGGAAGAACTTCGAGTAGCCCGGCTTCAGATCGTAGAGCTAGGCGGGAAGGTGAAAAAGCTACAGTACGAGAACCGAGTGCTCCTGTCCAACTTGCAGCGATGTGACCTGGCGTCCTACCAGCccccgtcctcctcctcttcatctttaCGAGTGGCTCTGGAGACTAATGAAGAGGCTGGAGATTCAGCCGAGTGTCTCCCTACCAG TTCGCCACACCGCAAAGAACCGTTAGGTGTGGAGAACGTCTCTCTGGAGAGCACTGAGCAAAATAAGATGGACAAAACTGCCGGGCCTAAATCCTCACCGTTCAGCCTCCTTGGATTCAAGGACCTTGACGCTTTGCTCGCCATGAGGGATCAGGCGCGCCTAATTTCCACAGCGATTCAGCTCATCACATCTCCAGAGTCCAACTGCCTACCGTCCTCGCCGTCCATCTATCACAATGTTTTCAGCAACGAGGCGGCAGAATCGGGTGACCTGGAGAAAGCGCAGCCTCACTGCCAG ATTTCCGAGCTGTCCGACTTGGCTGACAGGCCTCTAGTTGGCGCTCTGACCAGCAGGCTGCAGGCACTGCACAGCCAGCTCCAGGTCTTTGTGGAGCGTGTCGACAGCCTGGGTAAATCCTCACATGGCGAGGGTCAGTCTTCCTTGACCTCATCAGTCAACGTATTAGCCTGCGCTGATGATGAGCACAATGCACTCCAGACTGCAGAAGAGAAG CAGCCTGATTGTAGGGACCAGTTGCAACCAGGGTTCAAAGGCCAATCAGAGGAGAACGGTCAggcagagaaaagaaaaaagcacaTTGAGCGAGCAGAGGAGGATGAAAAGGAGACACAAGATACACTA TCCAGTGATTCCATTGCCAAGTCGTGCGAGGCAGGCGGTTCCGCTCAAGTGGAGCTGGAGGAGATGGAGGCTCAAAGGAAAATGACACTGAAATTCTCACAG CTCCACGAGGAGCAACAGAAGGCTCTGCTCCGCCGGGACTTTCAGCTGCAGAGTTTAGGCCTCCAGGCTCGGCTCCAGCACAAGAGATGGGGCCAAGAGAGGACCTTGCTGGTACAGGAGTCACAGCACCTCAAACAAGCGCTATTGCTGCTCAGCCTCAAGCTACGCTGCTTCCTCAAACACTGGAGGCTGGGCTGCAAGAAGGACACTGAGTGGAAAGACATTCTGGAG ATGAACAACCTAAAGGACCTCTACCTTTTATTGGAGGAGGATAACCTGCACttaacggggaaaaaaaacgatggAGACGAACAAGCAGTTGGCCAAGCAATCAAG TTGAGTGCTGTCAGCAGCACTCTGGCCGACCTAAAGGTAGCGCTGCAGGACCTGAGTGGCGAACTGCGGCAGGAGCGGCAAGGCTCCCAGGAACTCACCCAGCAGTTTGCAAAGGCCAAGGCATCATGGGAAGTGGAGAGGACTGAACTTAAAAGCCTCATCGCTCAG CTTGAGAGCAAAGCACCCAAAGCAGCCTCTTTGTCCTCTGCTGATGCAATAGACCCACCTGACCTGAAGGTAGCACTGAAGAGGGAACGTGAGGAGCACCAGCACCTTCTGGCTGAGTCCTATGCTGCCGTAATGGACTTGACCAAACAG CTTCAGATTGGAGAGAGGAACTGGGGCAGGGAGAAGCTGGAGCTCTTAGAGCGGTTCAGCCAGGAGAGAGCTCAGTGGGAGCAGATTCTGAGAGAGACCAag tCAAAGTTTTCAGGTGCTGAGTCCCCGGCAGACACACTTGTCACCAGCGGAACAGGATCGCCAAG gacaaaatccACACATGAGCTCGATGACCCAGAATTCCAAACGACAGCTGACCTTAGGGGCTTGATCCACTTGGCGGCCCCGCCTCCTTTGATTTGTCCACAGCTGAGTGACTCCAGCAAGAAGAATTGGACCTGTCTGACTGATGAG ATTCCAAATGTTGGGAAAACCTGTAAAACTTGGGATGGCCCCAGCGCTAGCCTCTCCTGCGGCAACTTAGTAGGGTCAGAACTGGATCTGGAGTCCGTCCAGAGGAGCCACACTGCTCCAGAAAGCACCGGAATCCGGATGTACTACAGCCCCCCTGCTGTCCGACGCACGGAGCACCAACAGAGCAAGCGGGAGAGCGAGAATACGCACGGGAACTCCAATGGGAGCTCTGCCCTCAGGCTGAGTGTCTCTGAGGCAGGCCCGGCTGAGATCCAGCAGCCCTCATCCTGCTTTTCGTCATCTTATGAGCAGTGGCTGAGCTCGCTATCCAAGCAGCATCGAGAGCTGCTGGAGAGCAGAAGCGCATGCACTGCCGCTTCTGTCACCGCTGTGGTCAACAATGGCTCGGCAAACTGCCTGGCTGATGGGATGGCGTCATCACCATTCCGCGACTTGGAGATGGGGGAGATTTCAGCAAACTTAAGTGATGACATGAAAGAGATGACCAATTGTGTCCGCCAAGCCATTCGCTCCTCATCTCTGGAGAGGAAGCCTGGCAAGGAACCT GCGGTGAGCATGTCCACCAGATCCACACAAACAGCTGCACAGTGCGTTAGCATCGGGCTTCAAACTGACAACCTCACCAGCAGCAGGGGCGCAGGTTTGCACACCAAAGCTTGGTCACCCCGGCCCTCGTCTGCAACCACTTCCCCGCTCGCGTCAACTCGAGTGAGACAGATATCAACATCTCTGGACAAAGTTCACAGCCGAATCGAGAGGCCCTGTTGCTCACCCAAGTTTGGATCTCCGAAGCTTCAACGCCGTGTATCCTCTG GCTCCACCTCCAGACTGGAAGGGACTCCTTCGTCTCGAGAGCGCAGCCTGTGGAGCCTCCAACAAAGAGCCAttagtgggggtgggggtgggggctcAGCCTGGGCCCGCTCAACCACCACTAGGGACAGCCCCGTGCTCAGCGGCCTCACTGATGGCCTCTCCAGCCTCTTCAGTGTGGTGGAACATTCAGGAAGCACTGAGAATCTCTGGAGGGGGGACGGAG GTGCCAGTCCAGCTCGACACGCTCACACAGCAGGGAAACCCCCCTGCGCCTCAGTTTGCCCATCTGAGCCAAACGCTCAGCGCTTCGGAGGTCTTGTCCAGGAGTTCTTTCAAAATGTGTGCAGCAACCGTAGCCAGGGAGCGGTCACCCTCTCGGGAGAGAGAATGCAAAGAGACTCCCTTGTTGGAGGAGGCTTTAACTGCGTCGATGAGCTCAAGCAAGAATGTCTGCCGGCTGCTGTGGGAGGTCTCGGCGGCTTGGCCGGACTGTGTGGGGGCAACGACAATGTGACCAGAATCGTTAACAAGCGGTTCATGAGGCAGACGGCCGGCGACGAGATGGTCAGTATCATGGGCGGAGGAGGGAAGGACGGGACGGTCAGCGCTGGCACTGCAGGATCTGGAACAGAG gaTGGACCCTGTGACTGCATTGCCCCATCCAACTGTCCCACCCGACCTTCTCGGGGCCCTCGCACCTCGCCAGGACAGTGCAAACACCGCCCACAAGAGTCTTCAGCCTCTGTCGAGGAGAAACGAGACACTTTGACAGAGTGA
- the mtcl2 gene encoding protein SOGA1 isoform X2: protein MTKSKEVDVHNSPAHLSFASPKERRLHLRQKMESGGGRESSDSGQAQHAELPAIVLAQGGKKKINRAPSPARPKDVPGWSLTKIRGGIGAPSLSVKPGAIHLGSRTSRRSPIGGLSAKDTKADKSGVKSVGKSCASSVNASSKTPAAKMSKSSSGARRRVSDASIGSDDLSKDSGCATGKLSPTDSSSELSDCASEEQKLSSDAPSSDTESRSSRGGGENLLGNGTSQQLAAAKIFTEKGDKHRLSIGVEAGEESASPAEERSVTSVDSRIPASTSLAFSDLTEEFVDSMHEEFVREIEELRSENDYLKDEMEELRSEMLEMRDMYMEDDVYQLQELRQQLEQANKTCRILQYRLRKSERRSIRVAQTGQVDGELIRTLEQDVKVAKDVSIRLHSQLDSGEKKRARLEEENEELRVRLQDLEVAKQVLQQEIDKNSQKKRGARPNNKPDKKLPPQEDSSDLKCQLHFAKEESALMCKKLTKLVKDSESMKEELAKFRSLYGDVDASITVEEVADSPHTREAEVRVHLKLVEEEANLLSRRIVELEVENRGLRAEMDDMKVAQDGSLELGVGPGTGPVVGVGASSENVMELQRHLQFVEEEAELLRRSLMEMEEQNKLLMNEINRYKSELPPPTAPLASLSDRLLHDGSLHSVQEGAVLISPDASPQEEELRVARLQIVELGGKVKKLQYENRVLLSNLQRCDLASYQPPSSSSSSLRVALETNEEAGDSAECLPTSSPHRKEPLGVENVSLESTEQNKMDKTAGPKSSPFSLLGFKDLDALLAMRDQARLISTAIQLITSPESNCLPSSPSIYHNVFSNEAAESGDLEKAQPHCQISELSDLADRPLVGALTSRLQALHSQLQVFVERVDSLGKSSHGEGQSSLTSSVNVLACADDEHNALQTAEEKSSDSIAKSCEAGGSAQVELEEMEAQRKMTLKFSQLHEEQQKALLRRDFQLQSLGLQARLQHKRWGQERTLLVQESQHLKQALLLLSLKLRCFLKHWRLGCKKDTEWKDILEMNNLKDLYLLLEEDNLHLTGKKNDGDEQAVGQAIKLSAVSSTLADLKVALQDLSGELRQERQGSQELTQQFAKAKASWEVERTELKSLIAQLESKAPKAASLSSADAIDPPDLKVALKREREEHQHLLAESYAAVMDLTKQLQIGERNWGREKLELLERFSQERAQWEQILRETKSKFSGAESPADTLVTSGTGSPRTKSTHELDDPEFQTTADLRGLIHLAAPPPLICPQLSDSSKKNWTCLTDEIPNVGKTCKTWDGPSASLSCGNLVGSELDLESVQRSHTAPESTGIRMYYSPPAVRRTEHQQSKRESENTHGNSNGSSALRLSVSEAGPAEIQQPSSCFSSSYEQWLSSLSKQHRELLESRSACTAASVTAVVNNGSANCLADGMASSPFRDLEMGEISANLSDDMKEMTNCVRQAIRSSSLERKPGKEPAVSMSTRSTQTAAQCVSIGLQTDNLTSSRGAGLHTKAWSPRPSSATTSPLASTRVRQISTSLDKVHSRIERPCCSPKFGSPKLQRRVSSGSTSRLEGTPSSRERSLWSLQQRAISGGGGGGSAWARSTTTRDSPVLSGLTDGLSSLFSVVEHSGSTENLWRGDGGASPARHAHTAGKPPCASVCPSEPNAQRFGGLVQEFFQNVCSNRSQGAVTLSGERMQRDSLVGGGFNCVDELKQECLPAAVGGLGGLAGLCGGNDNVTRIVNKRFMRQTAGDEMVSIMGGGGKDGTVSAGTAGSGTEDGPCDCIAPSNCPTRPSRGPRTSPGQCKHRPQESSASVEEKRDTLTE from the exons ATGACAAAGTCAAAGGAGGTTGATGTCCACAACAGCCCGGCTCACCTCTCCTTCGCCTCGCCTAAGGAACGGAGACTCCATCTCCGGCAGAAGATGGAAAGCGGAGGCGGGAGAGAGAGCTCGGACAGTGGGCAAGCGCAGCACGCGGAGCTGCCCGCTATAGTCTTAGCTCAGGGAGGAAAGAAGAAAATCAATCGCGCTCCGTCACCTGCCAGACCCAAGGATGTACCCGGGTGGTCCCTCACGAAGATCCGAGGTGGGATCGGCGCCCCCAGTTTGAGTGTGAAACCGGGTGCAATCCACCTGGGGAGCCGCACCTCCAGGCGCAGCCCCATAGGAGGTCTGAGCGCTAAAGACACCAAAGCCGATAAAAGTGGTGTGAAATCGGTGGGCAAGTCGTGCGCTTCCTCAGTCAACGCGTCGTCCAAAACCCCGGCCGCCAAGATGTCTAAAAGTAGCAGCGGTGCACGGAGGAGGGTATCGGACGCCAGCATTGGATCGGACGACTTATCCAAGGATTCCGGCTGCGCCACTGGGAAGCTTTCCCCCACAGACAGCAGCTCCGAATTGTCGGACTGCGCCTCCGAAGAACAAAAGCTCTCATCAGACGCTCCCAGCAGTGACACTGAGTCGAGGAGCAGCCGAGGCGGAGGGGAGAACCTGCTCGGGAATGGAACATCACAACAACTCGCTGCTGCTAAAATCTTCACTGAGAAGGGCGATAAGCACCGATTGTCCATTGGTGTTGAGGCCGGAGAGGAGAGCGCATCGCCGGCTGAGGAGCGCTCGGTCACCTCGGTGGACAGCCGAATTCCGGCCAGCACATCTCTTGCTTTCTCTGACCTCACTGAGGAGTTTGTGGACAGTATGCATGAGGAATTTGTGAGGGAAATTGAGGAGCTGAGATCTGAGAATGATTACCTCAAA GATGAGATGGAAGAGTTAAGATCCGAAATGCTGGAGATGAGGGACATGTACATGGAGGATGACGTCTACCAGCTGCAGGAATTGCGGCAACAGCtggagcag GCGAACAAGACCTGCCGCATTTTGCAGTATCGGTTGAGAAAGTCAGAGCGGCGCTCCATCCGAGTGGCGCAAACGGGGCAGGTTGATGGTGAACTCATACGAACGCTGGAGCAAGATGTCAAA GTGGCGAAGGATGTGTCCATCCGTCTCCACAGTCAGTTGGACAGTGGGGAAAAGAAGAGGGCCCGTCTGGAGGAGGAGAATGAGGAACTTAGAGTCCGACTTCAGGATCTGGAGGTCGCCAAACAGGTCCTGCAACAGGAAATTGACAAG AACTCCCAGAAGAAAAGAGGAGCGCGACCCAACAACAAACCTGACAAGAAGCTTCCCCCGCAG GAAGACAGCTCAGACCTCAAGTGCCAGCTCCACTTCGCCAAAGAGGAATCAGCCTTGATGTGCAAGAAGCTAACCAAACTGGTGAAGGACAGTGAGTCCAtgaaggaggagctggccaaATTCAGATCCCTTTATGGGGACGTTGACGCCTCCATCACTGTCGAGGAG GTTGCCGACTCCCCTCACACCCGTGAGGCAGAGGTCAGAGTTCACCTGAAGCTTGTGGAAGAGGAGGCCAACCTGCTGAGTCGGCGAATTGTGGAGCTGGAGGTGGAGAACAGAGGCCTCCGAGCTGAGATGGACGATATGAAAGTAGCACAAG ATGGCTCTCTAGAACTTGGAGTTGGACCAGGGACAGGGCCAGTCGTTGGAGTAGGCGCTTCATCTGAAAATGTCATGGAGCTTCAGAGACACCTCCAGtttgtggaggaggaggcagagctCCTGAGGAGGTCCCTCATGGAGATGGAAGAGCAGAACAAGCTCCTGATGAATGAAATCAACCGCTATAAATCCGAGCTGCCTCCACCGACGGCGCCCCTCGCTTCGCTGTCAGACAGGCTTCTTCACGACGGGTCGCTCCACTCCGTACAGGAGGGAGCTGTACTCATCAGCCCGGATGCGTCCCCTCAAGAGGAAGAACTTCGAGTAGCCCGGCTTCAGATCGTAGAGCTAGGCGGGAAGGTGAAAAAGCTACAGTACGAGAACCGAGTGCTCCTGTCCAACTTGCAGCGATGTGACCTGGCGTCCTACCAGCccccgtcctcctcctcttcatctttaCGAGTGGCTCTGGAGACTAATGAAGAGGCTGGAGATTCAGCCGAGTGTCTCCCTACCAG TTCGCCACACCGCAAAGAACCGTTAGGTGTGGAGAACGTCTCTCTGGAGAGCACTGAGCAAAATAAGATGGACAAAACTGCCGGGCCTAAATCCTCACCGTTCAGCCTCCTTGGATTCAAGGACCTTGACGCTTTGCTCGCCATGAGGGATCAGGCGCGCCTAATTTCCACAGCGATTCAGCTCATCACATCTCCAGAGTCCAACTGCCTACCGTCCTCGCCGTCCATCTATCACAATGTTTTCAGCAACGAGGCGGCAGAATCGGGTGACCTGGAGAAAGCGCAGCCTCACTGCCAG ATTTCCGAGCTGTCCGACTTGGCTGACAGGCCTCTAGTTGGCGCTCTGACCAGCAGGCTGCAGGCACTGCACAGCCAGCTCCAGGTCTTTGTGGAGCGTGTCGACAGCCTGGGTAAATCCTCACATGGCGAGGGTCAGTCTTCCTTGACCTCATCAGTCAACGTATTAGCCTGCGCTGATGATGAGCACAATGCACTCCAGACTGCAGAAGAGAAG TCCAGTGATTCCATTGCCAAGTCGTGCGAGGCAGGCGGTTCCGCTCAAGTGGAGCTGGAGGAGATGGAGGCTCAAAGGAAAATGACACTGAAATTCTCACAG CTCCACGAGGAGCAACAGAAGGCTCTGCTCCGCCGGGACTTTCAGCTGCAGAGTTTAGGCCTCCAGGCTCGGCTCCAGCACAAGAGATGGGGCCAAGAGAGGACCTTGCTGGTACAGGAGTCACAGCACCTCAAACAAGCGCTATTGCTGCTCAGCCTCAAGCTACGCTGCTTCCTCAAACACTGGAGGCTGGGCTGCAAGAAGGACACTGAGTGGAAAGACATTCTGGAG ATGAACAACCTAAAGGACCTCTACCTTTTATTGGAGGAGGATAACCTGCACttaacggggaaaaaaaacgatggAGACGAACAAGCAGTTGGCCAAGCAATCAAG TTGAGTGCTGTCAGCAGCACTCTGGCCGACCTAAAGGTAGCGCTGCAGGACCTGAGTGGCGAACTGCGGCAGGAGCGGCAAGGCTCCCAGGAACTCACCCAGCAGTTTGCAAAGGCCAAGGCATCATGGGAAGTGGAGAGGACTGAACTTAAAAGCCTCATCGCTCAG CTTGAGAGCAAAGCACCCAAAGCAGCCTCTTTGTCCTCTGCTGATGCAATAGACCCACCTGACCTGAAGGTAGCACTGAAGAGGGAACGTGAGGAGCACCAGCACCTTCTGGCTGAGTCCTATGCTGCCGTAATGGACTTGACCAAACAG CTTCAGATTGGAGAGAGGAACTGGGGCAGGGAGAAGCTGGAGCTCTTAGAGCGGTTCAGCCAGGAGAGAGCTCAGTGGGAGCAGATTCTGAGAGAGACCAag tCAAAGTTTTCAGGTGCTGAGTCCCCGGCAGACACACTTGTCACCAGCGGAACAGGATCGCCAAG gacaaaatccACACATGAGCTCGATGACCCAGAATTCCAAACGACAGCTGACCTTAGGGGCTTGATCCACTTGGCGGCCCCGCCTCCTTTGATTTGTCCACAGCTGAGTGACTCCAGCAAGAAGAATTGGACCTGTCTGACTGATGAG ATTCCAAATGTTGGGAAAACCTGTAAAACTTGGGATGGCCCCAGCGCTAGCCTCTCCTGCGGCAACTTAGTAGGGTCAGAACTGGATCTGGAGTCCGTCCAGAGGAGCCACACTGCTCCAGAAAGCACCGGAATCCGGATGTACTACAGCCCCCCTGCTGTCCGACGCACGGAGCACCAACAGAGCAAGCGGGAGAGCGAGAATACGCACGGGAACTCCAATGGGAGCTCTGCCCTCAGGCTGAGTGTCTCTGAGGCAGGCCCGGCTGAGATCCAGCAGCCCTCATCCTGCTTTTCGTCATCTTATGAGCAGTGGCTGAGCTCGCTATCCAAGCAGCATCGAGAGCTGCTGGAGAGCAGAAGCGCATGCACTGCCGCTTCTGTCACCGCTGTGGTCAACAATGGCTCGGCAAACTGCCTGGCTGATGGGATGGCGTCATCACCATTCCGCGACTTGGAGATGGGGGAGATTTCAGCAAACTTAAGTGATGACATGAAAGAGATGACCAATTGTGTCCGCCAAGCCATTCGCTCCTCATCTCTGGAGAGGAAGCCTGGCAAGGAACCT GCGGTGAGCATGTCCACCAGATCCACACAAACAGCTGCACAGTGCGTTAGCATCGGGCTTCAAACTGACAACCTCACCAGCAGCAGGGGCGCAGGTTTGCACACCAAAGCTTGGTCACCCCGGCCCTCGTCTGCAACCACTTCCCCGCTCGCGTCAACTCGAGTGAGACAGATATCAACATCTCTGGACAAAGTTCACAGCCGAATCGAGAGGCCCTGTTGCTCACCCAAGTTTGGATCTCCGAAGCTTCAACGCCGTGTATCCTCTG GCTCCACCTCCAGACTGGAAGGGACTCCTTCGTCTCGAGAGCGCAGCCTGTGGAGCCTCCAACAAAGAGCCAttagtgggggtgggggtgggggctcAGCCTGGGCCCGCTCAACCACCACTAGGGACAGCCCCGTGCTCAGCGGCCTCACTGATGGCCTCTCCAGCCTCTTCAGTGTGGTGGAACATTCAGGAAGCACTGAGAATCTCTGGAGGGGGGACGGAG GTGCCAGTCCAGCTCGACACGCTCACACAGCAGGGAAACCCCCCTGCGCCTCAGTTTGCCCATCTGAGCCAAACGCTCAGCGCTTCGGAGGTCTTGTCCAGGAGTTCTTTCAAAATGTGTGCAGCAACCGTAGCCAGGGAGCGGTCACCCTCTCGGGAGAGAGAATGCAAAGAGACTCCCTTGTTGGAGGAGGCTTTAACTGCGTCGATGAGCTCAAGCAAGAATGTCTGCCGGCTGCTGTGGGAGGTCTCGGCGGCTTGGCCGGACTGTGTGGGGGCAACGACAATGTGACCAGAATCGTTAACAAGCGGTTCATGAGGCAGACGGCCGGCGACGAGATGGTCAGTATCATGGGCGGAGGAGGGAAGGACGGGACGGTCAGCGCTGGCACTGCAGGATCTGGAACAGAG gaTGGACCCTGTGACTGCATTGCCCCATCCAACTGTCCCACCCGACCTTCTCGGGGCCCTCGCACCTCGCCAGGACAGTGCAAACACCGCCCACAAGAGTCTTCAGCCTCTGTCGAGGAGAAACGAGACACTTTGACAGAGTGA